A genomic region of Fluviispira vulneris contains the following coding sequences:
- a CDS encoding chorismate mutase, whose product MKKISLSILCLFIMQFNISCTSVFLKNEKNITVDECQDLNCVRTNIDEINKKIVILLSERMQYVIQAGKIKLKNNITNAEDKTRASQVIEQSEKFGVENNLPPGFTRKVFEEIVNGSMLHEQKDMDKSKNKD is encoded by the coding sequence TTGAAAAAAATATCATTATCAATTCTTTGTTTGTTTATAATGCAATTCAATATTTCTTGCACTTCAGTTTTTTTGAAAAATGAGAAAAATATAACTGTTGATGAATGCCAGGATTTAAATTGTGTCCGTACCAATATAGATGAGATAAACAAAAAAATAGTTATACTCCTGTCTGAAAGAATGCAATATGTCATACAGGCTGGAAAAATTAAACTTAAAAATAATATTACTAATGCTGAAGATAAGACGCGAGCATCTCAAGTTATAGAACAATCGGAAAAATTTGGAGTAGAAAACAATCTTCCCCCTGGTTTTACCAGAAAAGTATTTGAAGAAATAGTTAATGGATCGATGCTTCATGAACAAAAAGATATGGATAAAAGTAAAAATAAGGATTAG
- a CDS encoding NRDE family protein yields MCTLFLLVNQIKSIPIALISNRDEFRGRMSTEIQGWNLQYSDRGNQIFGPRDEEQKGTWFACENKWKGKWAVLTNIRDLKAHKDNMKSRGGIITEFLRNSISAKSFLSQLNKTANDYNFFNLIFSDEHEIIFFNSKTLEQKVIFTYGEDKKCIFGLSNGTLDSNWLKVSITKSIFLKYFSENMQSQESDYYWHYFRKEMMNKNRYELAELPNTGVSQEMEIFLSSLFIDGDKYGTRSTLFFGVEEKPAIFLYEQTYTQNTEIEISKKIRVQYEIS; encoded by the coding sequence TTGTGCACACTTTTTTTGCTTGTGAATCAAATAAAATCTATTCCAATTGCTCTTATATCTAATAGAGATGAATTTCGCGGGAGAATGAGTACTGAAATACAAGGTTGGAATTTGCAATATTCAGATCGTGGTAATCAAATATTTGGCCCAAGAGATGAAGAACAAAAGGGAACTTGGTTTGCATGCGAAAACAAATGGAAAGGAAAGTGGGCTGTTTTAACCAATATCCGAGATCTAAAAGCACATAAAGATAATATGAAATCGCGTGGAGGAATAATAACTGAATTTTTGCGCAATTCTATATCAGCAAAATCTTTTTTATCTCAGTTGAATAAAACAGCAAATGATTATAACTTTTTTAATCTTATCTTTTCCGATGAGCATGAGATCATCTTTTTTAATAGCAAAACATTAGAACAAAAAGTAATATTTACTTATGGTGAAGATAAGAAATGCATATTTGGTTTAAGCAATGGAACACTTGATTCAAATTGGCTCAAAGTGAGCATTACAAAAAGTATTTTTCTTAAGTATTTCTCAGAGAATATGCAAAGCCAAGAAAGTGATTATTATTGGCATTATTTTCGAAAAGAAATGATGAATAAAAATAGATATGAACTGGCTGAACTACCAAACACTGGAGTGTCTCAAGAGATGGAGATATTTTTATCCTCACTTTTTATTGATGGTGATAAATACGGAACGCGATCTACTCTTTTTTTTGGTGTAGAAGAAAAGCCAGCTATTTTTTTATATGAACAAACTTATACACAAAATACAGAAATAGAAATCTCAAAAAAAATTCGTGTTCAATATGAAATTTCTTGA
- the gcvPB gene encoding aminomethyl-transferring glycine dehydrogenase subunit GcvPB, with product MSYLNKTTSHAVVLEEPLLFERSHEGAYGFGLPELDVPKVSAKKYFGNNSRAKNARLPELSESEVVRHFTRLSTWNYAIDLGIYPLGSCTMKHNPRLNEEVARSADICELHPYDPIQWSQAHLQIMYELQEDLKEITGLKAVSLQPSAGAQGEFAGLLLISAYHRNKGRNRRTILTADTSHGTNPASAALAGFNIVQVATGKDGYVTLESVEAVLNDDVAGMMLTNPNTLGFFEKNIEQIAKLLHEKDALLYIDGANMNAVLGISRPGDFSADVIHFNLHKTFTTPHGGGGPGSGPIAVSEKLVPFLPVPLIEKKNNGYALNYNSPKSIGRVKAFYGNFGMFIRAWCYIKALGGKGLREVSENAILNANYIKSQLKDILNIPVNGHHLHEIIFNDLNQKENGFDTSKLAKALIDYGMHPPTVYFPLCVKNALMVEPTETESIEELDRFINSVKEIIEQNDSQTVYPKRTFREKVDEVKAARELNLKYKFKEE from the coding sequence ATGAGCTATTTAAATAAAACTACAAGTCATGCAGTTGTTTTAGAAGAACCTCTCTTGTTTGAAAGATCACATGAAGGTGCTTATGGATTTGGCTTACCAGAATTAGATGTTCCAAAAGTATCAGCGAAAAAATATTTTGGTAATAACTCGAGAGCAAAAAATGCAAGACTTCCTGAACTCTCAGAATCAGAAGTTGTAAGACATTTTACTCGTTTATCAACTTGGAATTATGCAATTGATCTTGGAATATATCCTTTGGGTTCCTGTACAATGAAGCACAATCCAAGATTGAATGAAGAGGTTGCAAGGAGTGCTGACATATGTGAATTACACCCTTACGATCCAATTCAATGGAGTCAAGCTCATTTACAAATTATGTATGAATTGCAGGAAGATTTGAAAGAAATAACTGGGCTCAAAGCTGTTTCGTTACAGCCGAGCGCAGGTGCGCAAGGAGAATTTGCAGGACTACTTTTAATTTCCGCATATCATAGAAATAAAGGTAGAAATAGACGCACGATTTTAACAGCAGATACTTCGCATGGAACAAATCCTGCAAGTGCTGCCCTCGCTGGTTTCAATATAGTCCAAGTGGCAACAGGTAAAGATGGATATGTTACTTTAGAATCAGTTGAAGCGGTTTTAAATGATGACGTTGCTGGAATGATGCTCACAAATCCGAATACTCTCGGCTTTTTTGAAAAAAATATAGAGCAAATTGCAAAACTATTACATGAAAAAGATGCTCTTCTTTATATTGATGGCGCAAATATGAATGCCGTGTTGGGAATCAGTCGCCCAGGTGATTTTAGTGCAGATGTTATTCATTTTAATTTGCATAAAACATTTACAACTCCGCATGGTGGTGGTGGCCCTGGCAGTGGGCCCATAGCAGTCAGCGAAAAATTGGTTCCATTCTTGCCAGTTCCATTAATCGAGAAAAAAAATAATGGATATGCTTTAAATTATAATTCACCAAAATCTATTGGTAGAGTGAAAGCTTTTTATGGAAATTTTGGTATGTTTATTCGAGCTTGGTGTTACATTAAAGCTCTTGGTGGGAAAGGATTGCGAGAAGTTAGTGAAAATGCTATTTTGAATGCAAATTATATTAAGTCACAGTTAAAAGATATATTAAACATTCCAGTAAATGGACATCATTTACATGAAATCATATTTAATGATTTAAATCAAAAAGAGAATGGTTTTGATACATCAAAGTTAGCAAAAGCATTAATTGATTACGGTATGCATCCCCCAACAGTTTATTTCCCATTATGTGTTAAAAATGCACTTATGGTTGAGCCAACAGAAACTGAAAGTATAGAAGAGCTTGACCGATTTATAAATTCTGTTAAAGAAATTATAGAACAAAATGATTCTCAGACAGTATATCCAAAGCGTACTTTTAGGGAAAAAGTCGATGAAGTAAAAGCTGCACGAGAATTAAATTTAAAATATAAATTTAAAGAAGAATAA
- a CDS encoding iron-containing alcohol dehydrogenase — protein MDNFQLFNPVNVIFGKNTIGELPNLLKDKSNILFAFGGGSIKKNGVYQQIRSALANKNIIEFSGIEANPDFDTLIKAVELCKKEGVEFILAVGGGSVIDGCKFIAHAVKYKGKNAWDILCGKEVKEALPLGCVLTLSATGSEMNTFSVISRRSTKEKRAFSSPLSFPKFSILDPTFSFSLPERQIINGIIDPFVHVTEQYLTYIVNAPLQTRQSEAILMTLIEEGPKALKNSDDYEARANLMWCATNALNGTIGKGVPQDWATHEIGHELTAQFGLDHAQTLAVILPAVLKHEFENKKKKLAHYGAKVFAIKGDSDTKIAKQAIEKTEKFFRSLGAKTRLSEYKITKKALKAIPEQVMKVTGGKKLGEHGNIGAKEIGKILDLAFEK, from the coding sequence ATGGATAATTTTCAATTATTTAATCCAGTGAATGTTATTTTTGGAAAGAATACGATTGGTGAATTGCCAAATCTCTTAAAAGATAAATCTAATATCCTTTTTGCTTTTGGTGGTGGCTCTATTAAAAAAAATGGTGTCTATCAACAAATAAGAAGTGCACTTGCTAACAAAAATATCATTGAATTTTCTGGGATTGAAGCAAATCCTGATTTTGATACACTTATAAAAGCTGTCGAACTTTGTAAGAAAGAAGGTGTTGAATTTATTCTTGCGGTGGGAGGGGGGTCCGTCATCGATGGCTGCAAGTTTATAGCCCATGCAGTAAAGTATAAGGGTAAAAATGCTTGGGATATTTTATGTGGGAAAGAAGTTAAAGAGGCTCTACCGTTAGGTTGTGTTTTGACTCTATCTGCAACTGGTTCCGAAATGAACACGTTCAGTGTCATTTCAAGACGCAGCACGAAGGAAAAACGGGCCTTTTCTTCCCCATTGTCTTTTCCAAAGTTTTCAATTCTCGATCCAACATTTTCTTTTAGTTTGCCAGAGAGACAAATTATAAATGGAATTATTGATCCCTTTGTTCATGTAACAGAGCAATATTTAACCTATATTGTAAACGCGCCCCTACAAACGAGACAGAGCGAAGCTATTTTAATGACATTAATTGAAGAAGGACCAAAAGCATTAAAAAACTCTGATGATTATGAAGCAAGAGCAAATTTAATGTGGTGTGCAACAAATGCTTTAAATGGCACAATTGGTAAAGGTGTTCCACAAGATTGGGCAACCCATGAAATTGGTCATGAATTGACTGCACAGTTTGGTTTGGATCATGCTCAAACTCTCGCTGTTATTTTGCCCGCTGTACTTAAACATGAATTTGAAAATAAAAAGAAAAAATTGGCACATTACGGGGCAAAAGTTTTTGCCATTAAAGGTGACTCTGATACAAAAATTGCCAAACAGGCCATAGAAAAGACAGAAAAATTCTTTCGATCTTTGGGGGCCAAAACAAGGCTATCTGAATATAAAATTACTAAAAAGGCTTTAAAAGCAATTCCTGAACAAGTTATGAAAGTAACGGGTGGGAAAAAGCTTGGTGAACATGGCAATATTGGAGCAAAGGAAATAGGAAAAATTTTGGATTTGGCTTTTGAAAAATGA
- a CDS encoding ABC transporter substrate-binding protein, whose translation MTFGNNYKKSISDYLSPNYILSYHSLQYNKNLKIKNEEYLLNTLEYINKFKPDLVILVDELSLRILSDKLNHAKIPTVFLGLKKDPSELISKDFLYITGVYAKPLVLETASYLKQVLPKTKRALILLDRSRSSEILYEEILKNINNNFIFGIHFQVERIENYLNWQAIVLNSKKNYDVIIAGYYQSLKSDLGSQIDADEVIKWSSKNSPTPIFGLWDNSVGKDKAIAGIVVSQSNQAYQAAKLAEKILIHPRVLPKSIPPVYLEKGSIIFSKFQLKKWKIKLSKNLVHDAYFVE comes from the coding sequence ATGACTTTTGGAAATAATTATAAGAAGTCTATTTCAGATTATTTAAGTCCTAATTATATTCTTTCATATCACTCTTTACAATATAATAAAAATTTAAAGATAAAAAATGAAGAATATTTGTTGAACACATTGGAATATATCAATAAATTTAAACCTGATTTGGTTATTTTAGTAGATGAACTATCGCTGAGAATTCTAAGTGATAAACTTAATCATGCAAAAATACCAACAGTTTTTTTAGGTCTAAAGAAAGATCCATCTGAATTGATTTCAAAAGATTTTCTCTATATTACCGGAGTATATGCAAAACCACTTGTTTTAGAAACAGCCTCTTACTTAAAACAGGTTTTACCAAAAACTAAGCGAGCATTAATTTTGCTTGATAGAAGCAGATCATCTGAAATATTATATGAAGAAATATTAAAAAATATAAATAATAATTTTATTTTTGGTATTCATTTTCAAGTGGAGAGAATAGAAAATTATTTAAACTGGCAAGCTATTGTTTTAAATTCTAAGAAAAATTACGATGTCATTATAGCAGGATATTATCAAAGCTTAAAAAGTGATTTAGGTAGTCAAATAGATGCAGATGAAGTGATTAAATGGTCATCCAAAAACTCGCCCACTCCTATTTTTGGATTGTGGGATAACTCTGTTGGAAAAGACAAAGCAATCGCAGGAATCGTTGTAAGTCAAAGCAATCAAGCTTATCAAGCTGCAAAATTAGCAGAAAAGATTTTAATTCACCCACGCGTTTTGCCAAAGTCAATCCCACCAGTATATTTAGAAAAAGGTAGTATTATTTTCAGTAAATTCCAGTTAAAGAAATGGAAAATAAAACTTTCAAAAAATCTGGTCCATGATGCCTACTTTGTTGAATGA
- the gcvH gene encoding glycine cleavage system protein GcvH, which produces MQMSYPNGLKYTKEHEWIKIEGNVGTIGITKYAIDQLGDIVYLDLPKVGASFKAGGNFGTVESVKTVSDLYMPVSCKITEINQTAIDSPDCLAEDAYSKGWLVKVEVENIPTDLLSASEYENYIKGGN; this is translated from the coding sequence ATACAAATGTCTTATCCAAATGGATTAAAATATACAAAAGAGCATGAATGGATTAAAATTGAAGGAAATGTTGGAACGATCGGAATCACAAAATATGCTATCGATCAGCTTGGGGATATTGTGTATCTCGATCTTCCAAAAGTGGGTGCAAGTTTTAAAGCTGGAGGTAATTTCGGCACTGTTGAATCTGTCAAAACAGTCAGCGATCTTTATATGCCGGTAAGCTGTAAAATTACAGAAATAAATCAAACAGCAATTGATTCTCCAGATTGTCTCGCAGAAGATGCTTATTCAAAAGGATGGCTCGTAAAAGTAGAGGTTGAAAATATTCCAACCGATTTATTGAGTGCTTCTGAGTATGAAAACTACATTAAAGGTGGCAATTAA
- the gcvPA gene encoding aminomethyl-transferring glycine dehydrogenase subunit GcvPA, with amino-acid sequence MSSHRFLPTTELDKKKLLAACGVNSLDELLKGIPEAVQFSGTLAIGKELSEFDIKRKINDLLKNSRNKNSYLSFLGAGVYDHYCPAAVNQLTLRGEFLTSYTPYQPEISQGTLQALFEFQSMIAEIFGMDISSASHYDGSTSMAESALMAMRMQPNKKRILISAGVHPEYVEVLKTYVTNLGVEVTIIPLNEEGKTSQTALKTLLGNDVAIVIAQSPNFMGCIEDMQDLCDLVHSKGSLFSANVTEPLSLALLKTPGEYNADIATGEGQSFGLPQSFGGPYLGLFTSRLENVRQMPGRLCGETVDALGRRSYTLTLSTREQHIRREKATSNICTNQNLCALWATIWLALVGKQGFIDLAEQNLAKSEYLKSELLKTGKAKIRYSKTNSFNEFVIDLKTSSAEFIQKCVESDLAPGVSLQRFFPEDKTGLIVAVTEKKTRDELDKYVELLKRFG; translated from the coding sequence ATGTCAAGTCATCGTTTTCTGCCAACTACAGAGTTAGATAAAAAAAAATTGTTGGCAGCCTGTGGGGTCAATTCCCTAGATGAATTATTAAAAGGAATACCTGAAGCAGTTCAATTTTCTGGTACATTAGCAATTGGAAAAGAATTATCAGAATTTGATATAAAAAGAAAAATAAATGATCTTTTAAAAAACTCAAGAAATAAAAATTCATATTTAAGTTTTTTAGGTGCAGGTGTTTATGATCATTACTGCCCTGCGGCTGTAAATCAATTGACATTAAGAGGTGAATTTTTAACGTCTTATACTCCCTATCAACCAGAAATATCACAGGGTACATTGCAAGCTTTATTCGAATTTCAAAGTATGATTGCAGAGATATTTGGCATGGATATTTCGTCTGCATCACATTACGATGGTTCAACAAGTATGGCAGAATCTGCATTGATGGCAATGCGAATGCAACCAAATAAAAAAAGAATTCTCATCTCTGCAGGCGTGCATCCTGAATATGTCGAAGTATTAAAAACATATGTAACAAACTTAGGAGTTGAGGTGACAATTATTCCTTTAAATGAAGAAGGAAAAACCTCTCAAACAGCGTTAAAAACCTTATTAGGAAATGATGTCGCCATCGTGATTGCACAAAGCCCAAATTTCATGGGCTGCATAGAAGACATGCAAGATTTATGTGATTTAGTGCACTCGAAAGGAAGTTTATTTTCCGCTAACGTAACAGAGCCTCTGAGTCTTGCTCTATTAAAAACTCCTGGAGAATATAACGCAGATATTGCAACTGGTGAGGGACAAAGTTTTGGTTTGCCGCAAAGTTTTGGAGGACCTTATTTAGGTCTGTTTACAAGTCGTTTGGAAAATGTGCGACAAATGCCAGGCCGTCTTTGCGGTGAAACAGTCGATGCTCTTGGGAGAAGAAGTTATACCTTAACATTAAGCACGCGTGAACAGCATATTCGTAGAGAAAAAGCGACTTCAAATATTTGTACCAATCAAAATTTATGCGCACTTTGGGCTACGATTTGGTTAGCGTTGGTTGGTAAGCAAGGTTTTATTGATTTGGCAGAACAAAATTTAGCGAAGTCAGAATATTTAAAATCAGAATTATTAAAGACTGGAAAAGCAAAAATTCGCTATAGTAAAACAAATTCATTTAATGAATTTGTAATTGATTTAAAAACTTCTTCAGCTGAATTTATTCAAAAATGTGTTGAAAGTGATCTGGCTCCTGGTGTTTCATTGCAAAGATTTTTTCCTGAAGATAAAACAGGTCTAATAGTAGCTGTGACTGAAAAGAAAACGCGCGATGAATTAGATAAATATGTTGAACTTTTAAAAAGATTTGGATAA
- a CDS encoding 1,4-dihydroxy-2-naphthoate polyprenyltransferase, whose product MISIEHAQEQSKLNAFILAARPKTLAAAFVPILVATAVAYSELKTNDIKVQWSLSLFALLSSIFIQIGTNFVNDAIDFNKGADNEKRIGPKRMTQSGLLSARQVLFGGFCCFLLASIFGIPLIVSGGFPILIVGMISIICGYIYTGGPYPLAYKGLGELFVILFFGIVAVLGVYYLQTNSIHLHAFIASLQIGFLATVLISINNFRDSIEDKKVHKMTLAAIFGKKFARLEIASLFSFAYLLNIYWYLNGYIFVALLPLISMPLAIYVTRGLIVNEPSPLFNKFLGMSAAVQMLFGIFMSIGFFIR is encoded by the coding sequence ATGATCTCCATTGAGCATGCACAGGAGCAATCCAAATTAAATGCTTTTATTTTAGCAGCTAGACCAAAAACTTTGGCTGCAGCATTTGTGCCTATACTTGTTGCTACAGCTGTTGCATATTCTGAACTAAAGACGAACGATATAAAGGTGCAATGGAGTTTAAGTTTATTTGCATTATTGAGTTCTATTTTTATTCAAATTGGAACAAACTTCGTCAACGATGCGATCGATTTTAATAAAGGGGCAGATAACGAGAAGCGCATAGGCCCAAAAAGAATGACACAAAGTGGTCTGCTCAGTGCTAGGCAGGTTTTATTTGGTGGTTTTTGTTGTTTTCTGCTGGCATCAATTTTTGGTATCCCATTAATTGTATCTGGCGGTTTTCCTATATTAATAGTTGGAATGATTTCTATTATTTGTGGGTATATATACACAGGTGGCCCATATCCTCTGGCCTATAAAGGGCTTGGGGAGTTATTTGTTATTTTATTTTTTGGTATTGTTGCGGTTCTGGGTGTTTATTATTTACAAACAAATTCCATTCATTTGCATGCATTTATAGCTAGTTTACAAATTGGATTTTTAGCTACGGTACTGATCTCTATTAATAACTTTCGTGATTCTATTGAAGATAAAAAAGTTCATAAAATGACACTTGCTGCTATATTTGGTAAAAAATTTGCAAGATTAGAAATCGCATCTCTATTTTCTTTTGCTTATCTATTAAATATATATTGGTATTTAAATGGATATATCTTTGTTGCTTTACTCCCTTTAATATCAATGCCATTAGCAATTTACGTTACAAGAGGTCTAATAGTAAACGAACCTTCTCCATTATTTAATAAATTTCTAGGAATGTCTGCTGCTGTTCAAATGCTTTTTGGTATATTTATGTCAATAGGCTTTTTTATAAGGTAA
- the menB gene encoding 1,4-dihydroxy-2-naphthoyl-CoA synthase yields MNIWSSIKSFEDIKLERTEDGIAKITINRPHVRNAFRPETVKELLIALEICREDSHVGVIILTGEGKEAFCSGGDQKVRGHGGYVGQDGLPRLNILDVQKSIRSMPKPVVAMVAGYAIGGGHVLHIVCDLTIAGDNAKFGQTGPKVGSFDGGLGSSYLARIVGQKKAREIWFLCRQYNAQQALDMGLVNHIVPVDELEQETLKWCREMLAHSPLALRCLKSALNADCDGQMGLLDLAGNATLLYYLSEEAKEGKEAFVEKRKPDFNKFGRFP; encoded by the coding sequence ATGAATATTTGGAGTAGCATAAAATCATTTGAAGATATTAAGCTTGAGCGGACAGAAGATGGAATTGCAAAAATAACTATCAATCGACCACATGTGCGCAACGCATTTCGTCCAGAAACTGTGAAAGAACTTTTAATTGCGCTCGAAATTTGTCGTGAAGACTCACATGTTGGGGTCATCATATTAACGGGTGAAGGCAAAGAGGCGTTTTGTTCTGGAGGAGATCAAAAAGTTCGTGGTCATGGCGGTTATGTTGGGCAAGATGGTCTTCCACGTCTCAATATTTTAGATGTGCAAAAATCCATACGTTCCATGCCAAAACCTGTTGTGGCAATGGTTGCTGGCTATGCCATTGGAGGAGGACATGTTTTGCATATCGTTTGTGACCTGACAATCGCGGGGGACAATGCAAAATTTGGTCAAACAGGTCCTAAAGTGGGTTCCTTCGATGGCGGGCTTGGCAGTAGCTATTTAGCGCGTATCGTTGGGCAGAAAAAAGCGAGAGAAATTTGGTTTTTGTGTAGACAGTACAATGCCCAACAAGCTCTTGATATGGGCTTAGTAAATCATATTGTGCCAGTTGATGAACTTGAGCAAGAAACCTTAAAATGGTGTCGCGAAATGCTGGCACACTCTCCCCTCGCCTTGCGTTGCTTAAAATCAGCTCTAAATGCGGATTGTGACGGACAAATGGGATTATTGGATTTAGCAGGCAACGCGACACTTCTCTATTATTTGAGTGAAGAAGCAAAAGAAGGTAAAGAAGCTTTTGTTGAAAAAAGAAAACCAGATTTTAATAAGTTTGGGAGGTTTCCATGA